One genomic region from Saprospiraceae bacterium encodes:
- a CDS encoding GxxExxY protein — protein MKPGLTKKYLDDLTYEILGAAIEVHKCLGPGLLESIYHKCMKHELTLRGIEFKSEMPVPIIFKDFFSITDLRCDLFVDDCILTELKAMDVIPPVHAVKALSYMKFLNSPKGIMINFNVINITKEGKKTFVNELYRSLPDD, from the coding sequence ATGAAGCCGGGCCTTACCAAAAAATACCTGGACGATCTCACTTATGAAATATTGGGAGCTGCCATCGAAGTTCATAAATGCCTCGGGCCCGGGCTCTTGGAGAGTATCTATCACAAATGCATGAAGCATGAATTGACTCTGCGCGGTATTGAGTTTAAATCAGAAATGCCCGTCCCTATAATTTTTAAAGATTTTTTTTCAATTACTGATCTACGGTGTGATTTATTTGTGGACGATTGTATTTTGACTGAATTAAAGGCAATGGATGTAATTCCTCCCGTGCACGCAGTAAAAGCTTTATCCTACATGAAGTTTTTAAATTCTCCAAAAGGGATCATGATCAACTTCAATGTAATTAATATAACTAAAGAAGGAAAAAAGACTTTTGTAAACGAATTGTATAGATCGCTACCCGATGATTAA
- a CDS encoding type II toxin-antitoxin system VapC family toxin, translating into MLEYVQKADSIGISVITQIEFLAFSNLSEHDAKLFEKFISRIDVYDILSFDSNMIQKIIEIRKTNKVRLPDAIIAATAMLINATLITADRSFRKINGLEIVSF; encoded by the coding sequence ATGCTTGAATATGTTCAAAAGGCTGACTCAATAGGTATTTCGGTAATCACTCAAATCGAATTTTTAGCTTTTAGCAACTTGTCTGAACACGATGCCAAATTGTTTGAAAAATTCATTTCTAGAATAGATGTATATGATATTCTATCTTTTGATTCGAATATGATCCAAAAAATCATTGAAATAAGAAAAACAAATAAAGTAAGACTACCAGACGCGATTATAGCTGCTACAGCAATGCTAATTAATGCCACATTAATCACTGCTGATAGATCTTTTAGAAAAATTAATGGATTGGAAATAGTAAGCTTTTGA
- a CDS encoding Fic family protein, whose protein sequence is MTSFDNILSLIDTYKSLGLTEVIDYNKFNHYAITHHSTVIEGSSLSETETRLLLDEDITPKGKPLTDSLMTKDHYSALQYVLNAAEQKVPVAEAFIKNINAQVLKSTGAIYNTALGTVDSSSGEYRLNNVRAGHRYFVNYVKVPQLVTEFCHKVQSQMEHSASIEDQLYLSFDAHFDLVSIHSFYDGNGRTARLLMNFIQSYFSLPLGIVFKEDKSEYFDALEASRKDESLSPFRTFMLNQFQKFISNEIEGFQSIKKEPNKGKGYSFVF, encoded by the coding sequence ATGACATCATTTGATAACATCCTTTCATTAATCGACACCTATAAGTCTCTTGGTTTAACCGAGGTCATTGATTACAATAAGTTTAATCATTATGCCATCACGCATCATTCTACGGTTATTGAGGGAAGTTCATTGTCTGAGACGGAGACCAGGCTGCTCCTGGATGAGGACATTACGCCAAAAGGCAAGCCTTTAACTGATAGCCTGATGACCAAAGATCACTATTCAGCACTCCAATATGTATTAAACGCAGCTGAACAAAAAGTCCCAGTGGCAGAAGCCTTTATTAAAAATATCAATGCTCAAGTACTGAAAAGCACCGGAGCTATTTATAATACTGCTCTAGGCACCGTAGATAGTAGCAGCGGCGAGTATAGACTAAATAATGTGAGAGCCGGCCATCGATATTTCGTAAACTATGTCAAAGTACCACAACTTGTGACAGAATTTTGTCATAAAGTTCAAAGTCAGATGGAACATTCAGCCTCCATCGAAGATCAGTTGTATCTCTCTTTCGATGCACACTTTGATTTAGTCAGTATACATTCTTTTTATGATGGCAACGGGAGGACCGCAAGATTGTTAATGAATTTTATCCAGAGTTATTTCAGCTTGCCGCTGGGCATCGTATTCAAAGAAGATAAATCAGAATATTTTGATGCCTTGGAAGCTTCCAGGAAAGATGAGTCACTTAGTCCATTTAGAACATTCATGTTGAATCAATTTCAAAAATTCATTAGCAACGAAATAGAAGGATTTCAATCGATTAAGAAAGAACCAAATAAAGGCAAAGGTTATTCATTTGTTTTTTGA
- the lhgO gene encoding L-2-hydroxyglutarate oxidase: MSSVIIIGGGIVGLATAYQLQLLDPGIKVTVLEKESEVAAHQTSHNSGVIHSGIYYKPGSEKALNCTRGYQMMLDFCDQQDIPYKKCGKVIVATNQAELPALKKIFDRGVANGLQGLTIINPEQLKEIEPQATGAQAIWVPQAGIISYQKVALKLKSLVLAQGGEILTQHAVRSISASNSEWVVSTTQGDLQSNYLVSCAGLQSDRLARMTHPDFDLKILPFRGEYYYLKPEAYHLVNTMIYPVPNPNFPFLGVHFTSHISGSVEAGPNAVWALGREAYRGAPVNLKDAAETLAYPGFRKIAMKYWKDGLYEMYRSFSKAAFVRALQKLVPSITAEDLIPGGSGVRAQACDRQGNLIDDFLFLEGKNLLHVVNAPSPAATSSLSIGRSIAEKILITQFEKNKKIFFIKFYGKIQKKIFKTRKK; the protein is encoded by the coding sequence TTGTCCTCAGTAATCATCATCGGTGGCGGCATCGTAGGCCTCGCAACAGCCTACCAGCTCCAATTACTTGATCCTGGCATTAAAGTAACTGTCCTCGAAAAGGAATCAGAAGTAGCAGCCCATCAAACCAGTCACAATAGTGGAGTCATTCACTCCGGCATTTATTACAAACCCGGCAGCGAGAAAGCGCTCAACTGCACCAGGGGCTACCAAATGATGCTGGATTTTTGTGATCAACAGGACATCCCTTATAAAAAATGCGGTAAGGTCATCGTGGCTACCAACCAGGCGGAACTTCCGGCATTAAAAAAGATATTTGACAGAGGTGTGGCAAATGGTCTACAAGGTCTCACCATCATCAACCCGGAGCAATTAAAAGAGATCGAACCCCAGGCTACCGGAGCACAGGCCATCTGGGTCCCACAGGCTGGAATCATCAGTTATCAAAAGGTGGCATTAAAATTAAAATCTCTTGTACTGGCTCAAGGCGGCGAGATTTTGACCCAACATGCAGTGAGGTCTATCAGTGCATCGAATAGTGAATGGGTCGTCTCTACCACCCAGGGTGATCTACAATCTAACTATCTTGTTTCCTGTGCAGGACTGCAATCTGATAGGCTAGCCCGGATGACCCACCCCGACTTTGATTTAAAAATTCTTCCTTTCCGTGGGGAATATTATTACCTCAAACCGGAAGCTTATCACCTCGTCAACACCATGATTTATCCCGTACCCAATCCCAATTTCCCGTTTTTGGGTGTCCATTTTACCAGTCATATTAGTGGAAGCGTAGAGGCCGGACCCAATGCGGTCTGGGCACTGGGTCGAGAAGCCTATCGAGGTGCTCCAGTCAATCTCAAAGACGCTGCGGAGACCCTTGCATACCCTGGATTCAGAAAGATAGCAATGAAGTATTGGAAAGATGGTTTGTACGAGATGTACCGTTCCTTTTCGAAAGCAGCTTTTGTCCGGGCTTTACAAAAACTAGTGCCTTCTATTACTGCGGAAGATTTGATACCAGGTGGCTCAGGTGTACGCGCGCAGGCGTGCGATCGGCAAGGCAATCTGATAGATGATTTTTTATTTCTAGAAGGTAAAAACCTACTACATGTGGTTAATGCACCTTCCCCGGCAGCTACTTCGAGTTTGAGTATTGGCCGCAGTATAGCAGAGAAAATTTTAATTACCCAATTTGAAAAAAACAAAAAAATTTTTTTTATAAAATTTTATGGGAAAATACAAAAAAAAATATTTAAAACAAGGAAGAAATAA
- a CDS encoding endonuclease domain-containing protein, protein MSSLSLHQNATQQIFEHAKWLRNNVTLTESILWEEVRNKKLGVKFRRQHPLGAYVVDFYCHELRLVIELDGEYHTSVHQQGVDQEKDLELLGSGCTVLRINDKEVLEKLPGVIELLKLTVSDLKKNII, encoded by the coding sequence ATGTCAAGTTTGTCACTTCATCAAAACGCTACTCAGCAGATATTTGAACATGCAAAATGGCTGAGGAATAATGTTACATTGACGGAAAGTATTTTATGGGAAGAAGTTAGAAATAAAAAGCTTGGAGTTAAATTTAGAAGACAGCACCCATTAGGAGCATACGTAGTAGATTTTTACTGTCACGAACTAAGGCTTGTTATTGAATTGGATGGAGAATATCACACTTCAGTTCATCAACAGGGTGTTGATCAGGAGAAGGATTTAGAATTATTGGGATCAGGGTGTACTGTATTGAGAATAAATGACAAAGAAGTACTAGAAAAACTCCCTGGTGTTATAGAATTACTGAAACTTACGGTATCAGACTTAAAGAAAAATATCATTTAG
- a CDS encoding ABC transporter permease has protein sequence MSGKKVVTEQIIITPDSVEKNYWRDLWRFRELFYILSWRDLKVRYKQTALGVAWSVIRPVLTTIIFYVVFNRIAKLPTPGTAPYMLMIFAGMVPWQFFSNALSEASNSLVGNSNLISKVYFPRMIIPASSVITSMVDLLISLGIMVIMFVIYQFLPGWHVIFLPVFILIAFIASFGIGLYITALNVKYRDFRYIIPFIIQFGLYVTPVGFSSSVVPAEYRLLYALNPMVGVIDGFRWCLLGEQMYWPGFWISMAVCVLFLWVGVRHFRKTEKSFADVIYDGTTKSTEGH, from the coding sequence ATTAGTGGTAAAAAAGTGGTCACCGAACAAATAATCATTACCCCCGATTCAGTTGAAAAAAACTACTGGCGCGACCTATGGCGTTTCCGGGAGCTCTTCTATATCCTCTCCTGGCGCGACCTCAAAGTGCGGTACAAACAGACGGCACTCGGTGTAGCCTGGTCAGTGATCAGGCCGGTACTCACGACTATTATATTTTACGTAGTCTTTAACCGGATAGCCAAATTGCCCACTCCGGGCACAGCCCCATACATGCTGATGATCTTTGCAGGTATGGTGCCCTGGCAGTTTTTTAGTAATGCCCTCAGCGAGGCCAGCAATAGCCTGGTGGGCAATTCCAACCTGATCTCTAAAGTGTATTTTCCCCGCATGATTATCCCGGCGAGTTCGGTGATTACTTCCATGGTCGATCTTTTGATCTCGCTCGGCATCATGGTGATTATGTTTGTCATCTATCAGTTTTTGCCAGGCTGGCATGTGATCTTTTTACCTGTATTTATTTTGATCGCCTTCATCGCTTCTTTCGGCATTGGTTTATACATCACAGCCCTCAATGTCAAGTACCGCGACTTTAGATATATCATTCCTTTTATCATCCAGTTTGGTTTGTATGTCACCCCGGTAGGATTCAGTAGCAGTGTAGTGCCTGCAGAATATAGGTTACTCTATGCACTCAACCCGATGGTAGGAGTTATCGATGGATTCAGATGGTGTTTATTAGGAGAGCAGATGTATTGGCCGGGATTCTGGATATCGATGGCAGTATGTGTATTGTTTTTGTGGGTTGGAGTGAGGCATTTCCGGAAGACGGAGAAGAGTTTTGCGGATGTAATTTATGATGGAACCACTAAGAGCACTGAGGGTCACTAA
- the asnB gene encoding asparagine synthase (glutamine-hydrolyzing): MCRITGFISPTFNQSDLTRMRDSMHRGGPDDAGIYHDPAQHVFLGHRRLALIDLSPAGHQPMTEATGRLQIVYNGEIYNFKEIKSELISLGRSFHSLSDTEVILQSYLQWGTNCFDRFNGMFALALYDKLENKLILARDHAGIKPLYYSIQKDQIYFASEIKAFKALKPGWKERSDWKVYFLAFGHLPEPITTLEDVVPLPKGTFLEYNLEDKKHTVKRYYHYTHTAYTQHKPEEIFDELRTVLKAAVQRHLISDAPIGLFLSGGIDSSLLTLLAQPHLGNHLKTLSIYFSEEKYSEKKYQDITIKKTGAHHQSFLVTAQVFNHSLPDALSAMDQPTTDGINSYFISKYAHEYGLTAVLSGIGADELFGGYPSIKMSAWKTALQKLPSSILSLSSHAQADRFKKIAYLTHSSSTYDYLFYRGLHDTLTISDILDMDESEVIHKLDAIHPIHWNGETPKEKASDIEYHLYMQNQLLRDADFMSMWHALEIRVPFLDKNVIALARSLPPALRFSDVKPKYALTEAFKDILPIEIWNRPKQGFTFPFAMWMKESELAKPTNKKEEKYFQQFESGKMSWSRYWGMKLCGFNFVNSNTFNN; encoded by the coding sequence ATGTGCAGAATAACCGGCTTCATATCACCCACCTTTAACCAGTCCGACCTCACCCGCATGCGCGACTCCATGCACCGCGGAGGCCCCGACGACGCTGGCATCTATCATGACCCGGCTCAACATGTATTCCTCGGTCATCGCAGACTAGCCCTTATCGATCTATCACCTGCAGGACATCAACCTATGACAGAAGCTACAGGCAGATTGCAGATCGTATATAATGGAGAAATCTATAATTTCAAAGAAATAAAGTCAGAGCTGATATCCCTTGGAAGATCTTTTCACTCACTATCCGATACAGAAGTCATCTTACAATCCTACCTCCAGTGGGGCACCAATTGTTTTGATCGTTTCAATGGTATGTTTGCTTTGGCTTTGTATGATAAGCTGGAAAATAAATTGATCCTTGCCAGAGACCACGCCGGGATCAAACCACTATATTATTCCATTCAAAAAGATCAAATCTACTTCGCATCAGAGATCAAAGCATTCAAAGCGCTGAAGCCCGGCTGGAAAGAAAGATCAGACTGGAAAGTGTATTTTCTTGCATTCGGGCATTTGCCCGAACCGATCACTACTTTGGAAGATGTGGTCCCCTTACCCAAAGGAACATTTCTCGAATACAACCTGGAGGATAAAAAACACACTGTTAAAAGGTATTACCATTACACACATACTGCTTATACTCAGCATAAACCCGAAGAAATCTTTGACGAACTAAGAACGGTATTAAAAGCAGCAGTCCAGCGACATTTAATTTCAGATGCACCGATAGGATTATTTTTAAGTGGTGGCATAGATTCCAGCTTATTGACATTATTGGCACAGCCACATTTGGGCAACCATCTGAAGACGCTATCTATTTATTTTTCCGAGGAAAAGTATTCTGAGAAAAAATACCAGGACATCACCATCAAAAAGACCGGCGCCCATCACCAATCATTTTTGGTGACCGCTCAAGTGTTTAATCATTCATTGCCCGATGCTTTGAGTGCGATGGATCAGCCTACCACGGATGGGATCAACAGTTATTTCATTTCAAAGTATGCGCATGAGTACGGCCTTACCGCAGTGCTTTCCGGCATCGGTGCTGACGAATTATTTGGAGGCTATCCCTCGATTAAAATGTCTGCATGGAAAACAGCCTTACAAAAACTACCCAGCAGTATTCTTTCCTTATCATCCCATGCCCAAGCAGATCGTTTTAAAAAAATCGCTTATTTAACTCATTCATCCAGCACCTACGATTATTTATTCTACCGTGGACTTCATGATACGCTTACCATCAGCGATATATTGGATATGGACGAGAGCGAAGTCATCCACAAACTCGATGCCATTCACCCCATCCACTGGAATGGGGAGACACCCAAAGAAAAAGCCTCTGACATCGAGTACCATCTGTATATGCAGAATCAACTGCTGCGGGATGCTGACTTTATGAGTATGTGGCATGCCCTGGAGATCAGGGTTCCATTCCTGGATAAAAATGTGATCGCCCTGGCCAGATCCTTACCTCCCGCTTTGCGATTCAGCGATGTCAAGCCTAAGTATGCACTCACTGAGGCTTTTAAAGATATACTTCCCATAGAGATATGGAACAGACCTAAACAGGGATTTACCTTTCCATTTGCCATGTGGATGAAGGAAAGTGAGCTCGCGAAACCCACTAATAAAAAAGAAGAAAAATATTTTCAGCAGTTTGAATCAGGTAAAATGAGCTGGAGCAGGTATTGGGGGATGAAGCTGTGTGGATTTAATTTTGTTAACTCAAACACATTCAATAATTAG
- a CDS encoding type II toxin-antitoxin system HicB family antitoxin, which yields MNHKYEIIIYWSKEDSKYLAEIPELSGAMADGDSYQEALLHAEIIINEWIETAHQIGRVIPEPKGKLIFA from the coding sequence ATGAATCATAAATATGAAATAATTATTTATTGGAGCAAGGAAGATTCAAAATACCTGGCTGAAATACCAGAACTTTCCGGAGCAATGGCTGATGGTGATAGTTATCAAGAGGCGCTACTCCATGCCGAAATTATTATTAATGAATGGATTGAAACAGCTCATCAAATCGGCAGAGTTATCCCTGAACCTAAAGGCAAATTAATCTTTGCGTAA
- a CDS encoding N-acetyltransferase: MPDSIIGKNCSLGQNVVMMSGASLGDNVKVQNNVSIYTGVHCEDDVFLGPSMVFTNVINPRSTIVRKHEYKTTYVRKGATIGANATIVCGIEIGEYAFIGAGAVVTKHVPAYALVMGNPARQTGWMSRNGYKLKFDENGIGVCPESGETYVLKDGYVNLVNLG, translated from the coding sequence ATGCCCGACAGCATTATTGGCAAAAATTGTTCTCTTGGGCAGAATGTGGTGATGATGTCCGGAGCCAGCCTGGGCGACAATGTCAAAGTACAAAACAATGTCAGTATATATACCGGGGTCCATTGCGAAGACGATGTATTCCTCGGCCCATCGATGGTATTTACCAATGTGATCAATCCGCGCAGCACTATCGTCCGCAAGCATGAGTACAAAACCACGTATGTCCGCAAGGGAGCGACCATCGGCGCCAATGCCACCATCGTTTGTGGAATAGAAATCGGAGAATATGCCTTTATCGGGGCAGGCGCGGTCGTAACTAAGCATGTTCCAGCTTATGCACTAGTGATGGGTAATCCTGCCAGGCAGACGGGTTGGATGAGTAGGAATGGATATAAGTTGAAATTTGATGAGAATGGGATTGGTGTTTGTCCTGAGAGTGGAGAAACCTACGTATTAAAGGATGGTTATGTCAATTTGGTCAATTTAGGCTGA
- a CDS encoding DUF86 domain-containing protein has translation MIPVVAKQKISIIHNCIQQIKLTTNMDPSMLDSQLIQDAFVLNVQRSVQATIDLASWVCKNKKLGIPDTYRKSFELLFENKLIDEAMYASLKSMCGFRNIAIHEYRKLNKEILKAILSKHLIDLELFYKVVLHHYDQEK, from the coding sequence ATGATTCCTGTTGTAGCCAAACAAAAGATTTCGATTATACATAATTGTATTCAGCAAATAAAACTGACTACCAATATGGATCCTTCCATGCTGGATAGCCAATTGATTCAGGATGCGTTTGTATTAAATGTTCAGAGGAGTGTCCAAGCTACTATAGATCTGGCTTCCTGGGTATGCAAAAATAAAAAATTGGGCATCCCGGATACGTATAGAAAAAGTTTCGAATTACTTTTTGAAAACAAATTAATTGATGAAGCCATGTATGCTTCCCTAAAGTCCATGTGTGGATTCAGGAATATCGCCATTCATGAATATCGAAAACTAAATAAAGAAATACTAAAAGCCATTCTGTCGAAGCACTTGATTGATCTGGAACTATTTTATAAAGTCGTCCTGCATCATTATGATCAAGAGAAATAA
- a CDS encoding Gfo/Idh/MocA family oxidoreductase: MDTPLYKYILVGCGAIAPRHIREILRTGTLTAVCDTDPERLSEYMTMYHIPGYASFDTLMSAGLTADIVVLCTPNGYHASQSIQAMQQGYHVICEKPMALKSKDAALMLAVAKQTNKSLSIVKQNRFNGPILQLQQWIASGASGQVYSLSMNCLWNRDTHYYTSSTWRGTKELDGGILYTQFSHYIDFLYWIFGEVIEIKSLASNVCHREIIDFDDQGVAILRFESGVLGTIHYSINAFEKNMESSLTVLAEHGSIRIGGLSANTIEYQHKSGSAFSIPDTTTHINQYPNYAGSVSNHHFVYDQVLNGLQSNVYNVQSAYEAMKTVELIERIYALSPLPTGQAGFGGS, from the coding sequence ATGGATACGCCTTTGTATAAATATATTCTGGTCGGTTGTGGCGCCATCGCTCCGAGGCATATTCGGGAGATCCTGCGCACCGGCACTCTCACAGCCGTATGTGATACAGATCCGGAGAGATTATCTGAATATATGACCATGTATCATATCCCCGGGTATGCCTCTTTCGACACACTGATGTCTGCCGGTTTGACTGCTGACATCGTAGTCCTTTGTACCCCTAATGGATATCATGCCAGTCAAAGTATCCAGGCTATGCAACAAGGATATCATGTCATTTGCGAAAAACCAATGGCCTTGAAGAGTAAGGATGCGGCACTCATGCTAGCCGTGGCCAAACAAACGAATAAATCTTTGTCCATCGTCAAACAAAATAGATTTAATGGCCCCATCCTGCAGTTGCAGCAATGGATAGCTTCCGGCGCCTCAGGACAAGTATACTCCCTATCCATGAATTGTCTGTGGAACCGGGACACTCATTATTATACCTCTTCCACCTGGCGAGGTACCAAAGAACTGGATGGAGGCATCTTGTACACCCAGTTTAGTCATTATATAGATTTTTTGTACTGGATCTTTGGCGAAGTAATAGAGATAAAAAGCTTGGCCTCCAATGTCTGTCACAGAGAGATCATCGATTTTGACGACCAGGGAGTAGCCATCCTGCGCTTTGAATCCGGAGTGTTGGGGACTATCCATTACAGCATCAATGCTTTTGAAAAAAATATGGAATCCTCACTAACTGTCCTGGCCGAACATGGCTCCATCCGAATCGGTGGACTGTCAGCCAATACGATTGAGTATCAGCATAAATCAGGCTCAGCTTTTTCTATCCCCGATACCACCACTCATATCAATCAATACCCCAATTACGCCGGATCCGTTTCCAATCATCATTTTGTATATGATCAGGTATTGAATGGTTTGCAAAGCAATGTCTATAATGTACAAAGTGCCTACGAAGCTATGAAGACGGTGGAGTTGATTGAAAGGATTTATGCGTTGTCCCCCCTGCCTACCGGACAGGCAGGCTTCGGAGGGAGTTAG
- a CDS encoding DUF2283 domain-containing protein: MKVKYDKETDILYIKLSEDKVAESDESRKGIILDYSEENLLVGIEILNASKSSIQPSKVEYEVA; this comes from the coding sequence ATGAAAGTAAAATATGACAAGGAAACCGATATCCTTTATATCAAATTATCAGAGGATAAGGTAGCAGAATCGGATGAAAGCAGGAAAGGCATCATACTGGATTACTCCGAGGAAAATTTATTAGTTGGAATTGAAATTTTAAATGCGTCTAAATCTAGTATTCAACCTTCCAAAGTTGAATATGAAGTGGCTTGA
- a CDS encoding DUF4258 domain-containing protein: MPSDTKLSKHALEQMEARGISYSNVMQTIKEPDSIVEESVNERVYQKLITFENQKTYLIRVIINPAVMPNLVLTVYRTSKINKYL, translated from the coding sequence ATGCCATCAGATACAAAATTATCAAAACATGCCTTAGAGCAAATGGAGGCGAGAGGCATTTCATATTCAAATGTAATGCAGACTATTAAAGAGCCGGATTCAATAGTCGAAGAATCTGTTAATGAGAGAGTTTATCAAAAATTGATTACGTTTGAAAATCAGAAAACCTATTTGATAAGAGTAATCATAAATCCAGCAGTAATGCCTAATTTAGTACTTACAGTATATCGAACTTCAAAAATCAATAAATATTTATGA
- a CDS encoding nucleotide sugar dehydrogenase, with product MFEQIKSKQSSIGIIGLGYVGLPLALEFAKKYKVLGFDINADRISMMRRHIDPSNELDTTAFEGSDIEFSDHLDDLKKCSVYIVAVPTDIDENKVPNLKPLLSASATVGQVIKPGDYVIFESTVYPGCTEDDCIPIIENLSGLTFGKDFKAGYSPERINPGDKSRTLTSILKIVSGSDPEALENISSLYGSIITAGLYRAESIKVAEAAKVIENTQRDLNISLMNELSIIFDQMDIDTHEVIEAAATKWNFIKLYPGLVGGHCIGVDPYYLLHKAKELGIDPQVIASGRRINDGMPAHIAKKLVQKLIAHRKNPGEARVLIMGVTFKENVSDIRNSKVVDLIRELKDYSIRVDIADPNVNAEEFNHEYGLKILSQVNGPYDAVIIAVAHQDFKSLDKTYFDQILTGDHPILFDLKGIYYNLKDQYDYWRL from the coding sequence TTGTTCGAACAAATAAAATCTAAACAATCCTCCATCGGCATTATAGGCCTTGGGTATGTCGGACTCCCACTCGCACTTGAATTTGCCAAAAAATACAAAGTATTGGGATTCGATATTAATGCGGACCGCATCTCTATGATGCGACGACATATAGATCCATCCAATGAGCTGGATACTACCGCTTTTGAGGGTAGTGATATTGAATTTTCAGATCACCTGGATGATCTAAAAAAATGTTCTGTCTATATAGTGGCTGTTCCGACAGATATCGATGAAAATAAAGTGCCTAATCTTAAACCATTATTGTCAGCTTCCGCGACCGTGGGTCAGGTCATCAAGCCTGGTGATTATGTGATCTTTGAATCTACCGTCTATCCCGGATGTACCGAAGACGATTGTATCCCGATCATCGAAAATCTTTCAGGATTGACCTTTGGTAAAGATTTTAAGGCTGGCTATTCTCCGGAGCGCATCAACCCGGGTGACAAGTCCAGAACCTTGACTTCTATCTTAAAAATCGTATCCGGTTCTGATCCGGAAGCGCTTGAAAATATCTCTTCGCTTTATGGGTCCATCATTACTGCCGGCCTATATCGGGCAGAGAGCATCAAAGTAGCCGAAGCGGCCAAGGTCATAGAAAATACGCAACGCGACCTCAACATCTCCCTGATGAATGAGCTTTCCATCATCTTTGATCAGATGGACATTGATACCCATGAAGTGATAGAAGCTGCCGCGACCAAATGGAATTTTATCAAACTTTACCCGGGCCTCGTCGGTGGTCATTGTATAGGGGTAGATCCTTATTATCTTTTACACAAAGCCAAAGAGTTGGGAATAGATCCACAGGTGATCGCCAGCGGCCGACGCATCAATGATGGCATGCCTGCTCATATAGCCAAAAAACTGGTTCAGAAATTAATAGCCCATAGGAAGAATCCTGGCGAAGCCAGGGTGTTGATCATGGGTGTTACTTTTAAAGAAAATGTATCCGATATACGCAATTCGAAAGTAGTGGACCTGATCAGGGAATTAAAAGATTATTCCATCAGGGTAGATATCGCTGATCCCAATGTCAATGCCGAAGAATTCAACCATGAGTATGGCCTGAAGATATTATCGCAAGTCAATGGACCATACGATGCCGTGATCATAGCGGTTGCTCACCAGGACTTCAAATCCCTGGACAAAACTTATTTTGATCAGATCCTGACCGGGGATCACCCGATATTATTTGATCTGAAAGGCATCTATTACAACTTAAAGGATCAGTATGATTATTGGCGATTATAA